The bacterium genome segment CCGCGGAGCGGGGCGAGTTCTGCGTGAGCTGCCACGACGGCGACCGCTTCAACCGCCGCAACGTGCACAAGCCCCTGGCCAAGGACGGCTGCATCGCCTGCCACGCGCCCCACGGCACGGCCTTCGCCGGCCTGCTGCGCCAGGAATCCGACGCCCTCTGCGCCTCCTGCCACGACGATGCGCGGAAGCTGGCCGGCAAGCACCCCGGCATGGAGGGTCGGCTCTCCGACTGCGTCTCCTGCCACGACCCCCACAGCTCGGACGAGGACAAGCTGCTCTACGCGGTGCAGCACGCGCCGGTGGCCGACGGCGACTGCACCTCCTGCCACGAGACCGCGGCCGACGGCTCCTTCGTGCTCGCCGGAGACGCGAGCGAGCTCTGCGTCGCCTGTCACGACGACGTGAGCGGCGGCGCCAAGGTGGCCCACGCCCCGGTGGCCGACGGCGAATGCCTCGAGTGCCACGCCCCCCACGGCAGCCCCGAAGCGGGCATGCTGGTAGCCCCCGAGAAGAAGGTCTGCCTCGCGTGCCACGACGCGGTGCCGTTCTCGTACGCGGTCGTCCACGGTCCGGTCGCCGACGGCGAATGCGCCGTCTGCCACGCGCCCCACGGCGGCGATCATCCGGCCCTGCTGGCCGACGCGGTGAACACCGTGTGCCTGGAATGCCACGACGACGTGGCGCCGGCGGCCGACCACGCCGGCCCGGTCCACGCGCCCCTGGTCAAGCGCGACTGCACCGTCTGCCACGACCCCCACAGCTCGCCCGAGGCGAAGCTGTTGAAGACCGATGCCGGCGGCCTGTGCCTCGGTTGCCACGCCTCGGTGCGGCTCGAGATCGCCTCGACGTCGTCCCACGAGGTCGTCGCCAAGGGCGAGTGCCTGGCCTGCCACGCCCCCCACCAGGCCGACCAGGCGGGGCTGCTGAACGAGGCGCCCGAAACCCTGTGCCTCGGCTGCCACGCCTCGCTGGCCTCGACGCCGGACGGCGGCAGCCTCCACGCCCCCACCGGCGAGGGCGCCTGCCTCGACTGCCACGCACCCCACGCCAGCGAGCAGCCCGATCTGCTGCTCGCCGCGCCCGAAGCCGTGTGCCTCGAGTGCCACGACCAGGGCCAGGACGCCACGCCGGGCTTCGTGCCCCACCGCCCGGTGGCCGACGGCGACTGCACGGCCTGCCACAGCCCCCACAACTCGGCCCAGGAAGCCCTGCTCGTGGTGCCCAGCGCCAACCTGTGCAAGCTCTGCCACGAGGACATCGTCGACGAGACGGGGGTCCGGTCGCTCCACGCCCCGGCCCAGGACTCCTGCCTCGACTGCCACCTGGCCCACGGCGGCCAGGGCCGCGGCTTCCTCGCCGGCGAGGTGCCCGCCCTGTGCTTCACGTGCCACGACGAGTCCGGCTCCTCGTTCCGCGAGGCGCACCAGGACCGCCCCGCCGACAGCCTCGACTGCCTCGGCTGCCATGATCCGCACAAGTCGACCGAGCCCGGCCTGCTGCATCCCAACGTGCACGAGCCCTTCGCCGACCGCGACTGCAGCACGTGCCACGAGGACGGCAGGCAGCCGGTCACCGACCAGCTCAGCCTCTGCCTCGACTGCCACGACGGCCTGCCGCCGCTGGAGGGCGAAGGCTGGGTCGAACACGCCCCGTTCGTCGGCGGCGAGTGCGCCGAGTGCCACAACCCCCACGTGGCGGCCGGCCAGCACCTGCTCGCATCCGACCGCGTGGTCGACACCTGCAGCAAGTGCCACGACGCGGCCGACCTCGTCCCCGACATGGCGCTGGCCCACACGCCGGTCCGGGACGGCCAGTGCGCGGCCTGCCACGATCCGCACGCCTCGCAGCACGAAGCCCTGCTCGGCGCGGCGCCCGGCGAAACCTGCGCCGGCTGCCATGCCGCCACCGAGGCCCAGAAGAGTCTCAAGCTGGTGCACAAGCCCTTCGCCAAGGGCCAGTGCCTCAACTGCCACACGGCCCACGGCGGCGTCGCCGAGATGAACCTCAAGCGCGAGCCCCGCGAGCTGTGCGTGCGCTGCCACCGGGGCGAGATGAGCGAGGCCCACCGCGGCTTCGCCGTGAAGGGGACCGACTGCGCCGGGTGCCACGCGCCCCACGCCGCGGACGACCCGGGCCTGCCCCATCCGGTGGTGCACGCCCCCTTCGCCGACCGCGCCTGCAACGACTGCCACGCCGGCCGCACGGCCGCCCTGGCCAAGCCGGAGAAGACCCTCTGCCTGGGGTGCCACGGCGACCTGGCCGAGCTGATCGCCGAGGGCGAGGCCCACGCCCCGCTCAAGGGCGAGGATTCGTGCACCGCCTGCCACGCGCCCCACACGGCGCCCGGACTGGCTCTGTTCCCGCGCAGCCAGCAGGTGGTGTGCGGCACGTGCCACGAGACGCAGGCC includes the following:
- a CDS encoding cytochrome c3 family protein; its protein translation is MLNAALAAVLAIVLAGLAPAPAAAAGFKAKSCVDCHEDTRAELKRKNAHEPFRSEDCESCHIRHGVIGKLVLKEQGNNLCLTCHEEIAASLEQEFVHQPMRQGGCASCHDAHGSGQEMLLTAERGEFCVSCHDGDRFNRRNVHKPLAKDGCIACHAPHGTAFAGLLRQESDALCASCHDDARKLAGKHPGMEGRLSDCVSCHDPHSSDEDKLLYAVQHAPVADGDCTSCHETAADGSFVLAGDASELCVACHDDVSGGAKVAHAPVADGECLECHAPHGSPEAGMLVAPEKKVCLACHDAVPFSYAVVHGPVADGECAVCHAPHGGDHPALLADAVNTVCLECHDDVAPAADHAGPVHAPLVKRDCTVCHDPHSSPEAKLLKTDAGGLCLGCHASVRLEIASTSSHEVVAKGECLACHAPHQADQAGLLNEAPETLCLGCHASLASTPDGGSLHAPTGEGACLDCHAPHASEQPDLLLAAPEAVCLECHDQGQDATPGFVPHRPVADGDCTACHSPHNSAQEALLVVPSANLCKLCHEDIVDETGVRSLHAPAQDSCLDCHLAHGGQGRGFLAGEVPALCFTCHDESGSSFREAHQDRPADSLDCLGCHDPHKSTEPGLLHPNVHEPFADRDCSTCHEDGRQPVTDQLSLCLDCHDGLPPLEGEGWVEHAPFVGGECAECHNPHVAAGQHLLASDRVVDTCSKCHDAADLVPDMALAHTPVRDGQCAACHDPHASQHEALLGAAPGETCAGCHAATEAQKSLKLVHKPFAKGQCLNCHTAHGGVAEMNLKREPRELCVRCHRGEMSEAHRGFAVKGTDCAGCHAPHAADDPGLPHPVVHAPFADRACNDCHAGRTAALAKPEKTLCLGCHGDLAELIAEGEAHAPLKGEDSCTACHAPHTAPGLALFPRSQQVVCGTCHETQAETNRTAPHAHPWVDGSNCSACHDPHVRPELVASTGLPKEMCLNCHSYREHTDHPMGPDVMDPRTGQAMRCGSCHDPHGSPFPKFLTEDPGGKLCIGCHTDKLRTKRG